Proteins encoded together in one Carya illinoinensis cultivar Pawnee chromosome 3, C.illinoinensisPawnee_v1, whole genome shotgun sequence window:
- the LOC122304507 gene encoding protein FAR1-RELATED SEQUENCE 5-like: MSSDSDEVEILMSNTSVQGGVNLEDVNLEDVNLEDVNLENIVNLEDGVQVEDGANVDGGANVISSSSSGPSEPFIGMLFEDVEDAQAFYKAYARRKGFAIRTNHTRLSKDDKTLCAVDYVCTREGFRRASRKEQDRTIPEPAETKIGCKAIMGIKKDGEKWIVNKFVVGHNHILLTPRSTSFLRGHRGVSKVQKKLIMTLNESCVPTRKIMSVLSKESGGDFNVGCIGKDVENYVGNKRRKVFEEGDARRLYSYFVDRQLKEPGFVFSMQVDKNGCMGSCFWADARSRAAYQYFGDVVTFDATFLTNIYKMPFVPFSGVNHHHQTIMFGCALLVSETAESYTWLLRTWQEAMLGRAPSTIITDDDKAMAKAIGEVLPNTIHRLCLWHILQKFPEHLAHAYNKYPNFQKDFRHCIHETITTEEFEQEWALILVKYELGENAWLQNLYARRDKWVPAYLRSTFCAGMSTTQRSESMNKFFKDYVKSSTMVSDFVHQYEKAIDALYFKEKEKDVRTKSTRAIMKTPLKIEEEAAMVYTRKSFMIFQNELFDSLLYQARKLSKEGETKTYGVNSYGKETPLYHVTLEGDEEHATCTCHKWEFMGILCRHILCVFGKKMKLDRLPQHYVLDDKSRPIPDIPSPEGHIREGLDEPMMRKTKTMLQLYDIVELGSQSVAKHNHLTVALEKVHKELLEMEDNVECSRACEPTKDDHNMGSQVISNFSQTVQDPPRVPTKGRPKSLREKNPKETHATKKRHCSICKNEGHAKNNCLSVR, translated from the coding sequence ATGAGTTCTGATAGTGATGAAGTTGAGATATTGATGAGTAACACAAGTGTACAAGGTGGTGTGAATTTAGAAGATGTGAATTTAGAAGATGTGAATTTGGAAGAtgtgaatttagaaaatattgttaatttggAAGATGGAGTCCAAGTGGAAGATGGAGCGAATGTTGATGGAGGAGCCAATGTCATTTCCTCGTCGAGTAGTGGTCCTTCGGAGCCATTCATTGGTATGTTATTTGAGGATGTGGAAGACGCCCAAGCATTTTACAAGGCATATGCAAGACGAAAAGGTTTTGCAATTAGAACGAATCATACTCGGTTGTCGAAAGATGATAAAACTCTTTGTGCAGTAGACTATGTATGCACAAGAGAAGGATTTCGGCGGGCAAGTCGGAAAGAACAAGATCGAACAATCCCTGAACCAGCTGAGACGAAAATTGGATGTAAAGCAATAATGGGAATAAAAAAGGATGGTGAAAAATGGATAGTCAACAAGTTTGTGGTTGGACATAACCATATTTTACTTACACCGAGAAGTACTAGTTTTCTTCGTGGACACAGGGGAGTTAGTAAAGTCCAGAAAAAGCTTATTATGACTTTGAATGAGTCCTGTGTACCGACAAGAAAGATTATGTCGGTCTTGAGTAAAGAATCTGGTGGTGACTTTAATGTTGGCTGTATTGGCAAGGATGTTGAAAATTACGTGGGAAACAAAAGGAGAAAAGTTTTTGAAGAGGGAGATGCACGAAGGTTATATTCCTATTTTGTTGATCGACAACTCAAAGAACCTGGGTTTGTTTTCTCCATGCAAGTTGACAAAAATGGGTGTATGGGAagttgtttttgggctgatgcgcGATCAAGGGCTGCATAccagtattttggggatgttgttACATTTGATGCCACGTTCTTGactaatatttataagatgccaTTTGTGCCATTTTCTGGAGTTAATCACCATCATCAAACCATTATGTTTGGTTGTGCTCTGTTAGTTAGTGAAACAGCCGAATCATATACATGGTTATTACGAACATGGCAGGAGGCAATGCTTGGTCGTGCTCCTTCAACTATAATTACGGATGATGACAAGGCGATGGCAAAGGCCATTGGAGAGGTACTCCCGAATACAATTCATAGACTGTGCTTGTGGcatattttacaaaagtttCCCGAACACTTGGCTCATGCATATAACAAATATCCGAACTTTCAAAAAGATTTCCGTCATTGCATCCATGAGACAATTACAACTGAGGAGTTTGAGCAGGAATGGGCTTTGATACTAGTGAAGTATGAGTTAGGAGAAAATGCTTGGCTGCAAAATCTTTATGCTCGACGGGATAAGTGGGTTCCGGCTTACTTACGTTCAACATTCTGTGCTGGTATGTCAACAACTCAAAGGAGTgaaagtatgaataaatttttcaaagactaTGTCAAATCAAGCACTATGGTTAGTGACTTTGTGCATCAATATGAAAAAGCTATAGATGCACTTTAtttcaaagagaaagagaaggatGTGCGGACAAAATCTACACGGGCGATAATGAAGACACCTCTTAAAATTGAAGAGGAAGCGGCAATGGTTTATACAAGAAAGTCCTTCATGATCTTCCAAAATGAACTTTTCGATAGTCTACTATACCAAGcaagaaaattatcaaaagAGGGTGAGACCAAGACATATGGAGTCAATTCTTACGGTAAAGAAACACCTCTTTACCATGTGACGCTTGAGGGTGATGAAGAACATGCAACATGTACTTGCCATAAGTGGGAGTTTATGGGAATTCTTTGTAGGCATATCTTGTGTGtttttgggaagaaaatgaagTTAGATAGATTGCCACAACATTATGTACTAGATGATAAGAGCCGACCCATTCCTGACATACCATCTCCTGAAGGGCATATTCGGGAAGGACTAGATGAGCCTATGATGAGAAAAACCAAAACGATGTTACAACTTTACGATATTGTCGAACTAGGATCACAGTCAGTAGCGAAACATAATCACCTCACAGTTGCATTGGAGAAGGTTCACAAAGAGTTACTTGAGATGGAGGATAATGTAGAATGTTCACGAGCATGCGAACCAACGAAAGATGATCACAACATGGGAAGTCAAGTTATATCGAACTTCTCACAAACAGTCCAGGATCCTCCAAGGGTGCCAACAAAAGGACGTCCAAAATCTTTGAGAGAGAAGAACCCAAAAGAAACACATGCGACGAAGAAGAGACACTGTAGCATTTGCAAGAATGAAGGGCATGCTAAAAACAATTGTCTGTCGGTGAGGTAA
- the LOC122303513 gene encoding putative methyltransferase DDB_G0268948 isoform X2, with protein sequence MSAPAMAKLLLVSVLETLGWRPSCLVAEHYEKVVGTDVSEDQLKLARPHPRIRYLYTPESITDDELVALIGGENSVDLVTVAQAVHWFDLPKFYSNVTRLLRKPGGVIAVWGYNQIEVSPIFDPIMDRFHGTTVSHWHPKIQYVFDGYKTLPFPFESLGLGSEGKPILLDIPKKLSFEGFLKLLRSWSAVTTAKDQGVDLLSDGVVKEFERAWGGPGLVRSVVYKVFMIAGKVKL encoded by the exons ATGTCGGCACCGGCAATGGCCAAGCTGCTATTGGT ATCAGTTCTTGAAACACTCGGTTGGAGACCGAGCTGCCTG GTTGCTGAGCATTATGAAAAAGTAGTAGGAACTGATGTGAGTGAGGACCAGTTGAAACTTGCAAGGCCTCATCCTCGCATTCGGTATCTCTATACTCCAGAATCTATCACTGATGATGAATTGGTGGCCTTGATTGGGGGAGAAAATTCAGTTGATTTGGTGACCGTGGCCCAAGCTGTGCACTGGTTTGACCTCCCGAAATTCTACTCCAACGTGACACGCCTTCTACGCAAACCAGGAGGCGTAATTGCTGTTTGGGGATATAATCAGATTGAAGTGAGCCCCATTTTTGATCCCATAATGGATCGCTTTCATGGCACCACTGTTTCTCATTGGCACCCGAAAATACAATACGTGTTTGATGGCTATAAGACACTTCCATTtccttttgaaagtttgggTTTAGGATCTGAGGGAAAACCAATTTTGCTAGATATACCAAAGAAGCTGTCATTTGAGGGATTCTTGAAGCTCCTGAGGTCATGGTCTGCAGTCACTACTGCCAAGGATCAAGGCGTTGACTTGTTATCTGATGGTGTGGTTAAAGAGTTTGAACGTGCTTGGGGAGGGCCTGGATTGGTCAGATCTGTCGTCTATAAGGTCTTCATGATTGCCGGAAAAGTTAAGCtgtaa
- the LOC122303513 gene encoding putative methyltransferase DDB_G0268948 isoform X1, producing MRIQYSEGLCTKKLELSRKMAGLFDKQAEVYLDARPTYPGEWYSKLAAITPHHSLAWDVGTGNGQAAIGVAEHYEKVVGTDVSEDQLKLARPHPRIRYLYTPESITDDELVALIGGENSVDLVTVAQAVHWFDLPKFYSNVTRLLRKPGGVIAVWGYNQIEVSPIFDPIMDRFHGTTVSHWHPKIQYVFDGYKTLPFPFESLGLGSEGKPILLDIPKKLSFEGFLKLLRSWSAVTTAKDQGVDLLSDGVVKEFERAWGGPGLVRSVVYKVFMIAGKVKL from the exons ATGCGAATTCAGTATTCAGAGGGCCTGTGCACCAAGAAGCTCGAGTTGTCGAGAAAAATGGCTGGTTTGTTTGATAAGCAAGCAGAGGTTTACCTAGATGCAAGGCCAACATATCCAGGCGAGTGGTATTCGAAGCTGGCCGCTATCACCCCTCACCACTCTTTAGCTTGGGATGTCGGCACCGGCAATGGCCAAGCTGCTATTGGT GTTGCTGAGCATTATGAAAAAGTAGTAGGAACTGATGTGAGTGAGGACCAGTTGAAACTTGCAAGGCCTCATCCTCGCATTCGGTATCTCTATACTCCAGAATCTATCACTGATGATGAATTGGTGGCCTTGATTGGGGGAGAAAATTCAGTTGATTTGGTGACCGTGGCCCAAGCTGTGCACTGGTTTGACCTCCCGAAATTCTACTCCAACGTGACACGCCTTCTACGCAAACCAGGAGGCGTAATTGCTGTTTGGGGATATAATCAGATTGAAGTGAGCCCCATTTTTGATCCCATAATGGATCGCTTTCATGGCACCACTGTTTCTCATTGGCACCCGAAAATACAATACGTGTTTGATGGCTATAAGACACTTCCATTtccttttgaaagtttgggTTTAGGATCTGAGGGAAAACCAATTTTGCTAGATATACCAAAGAAGCTGTCATTTGAGGGATTCTTGAAGCTCCTGAGGTCATGGTCTGCAGTCACTACTGCCAAGGATCAAGGCGTTGACTTGTTATCTGATGGTGTGGTTAAAGAGTTTGAACGTGCTTGGGGAGGGCCTGGATTGGTCAGATCTGTCGTCTATAAGGTCTTCATGATTGCCGGAAAAGTTAAGCtgtaa
- the LOC122303356 gene encoding putative methyltransferase DDB_G0268948, translated as MAGLFDKQAEIYVDARPTYPTEWYSKLAALTPQHSLAWDVGTGNGQAALGVAEHYEQVIGTDISENQLKQAKQHPRVKYIHTPLSLSDDEFVTLMGGENSFDLVTVAEAVHWFDLPKFYSLVTRLLRKPGGVIAVWGYYGMVVSTTFDPLIKRFREATNPFWDPRAHHLLDGYRTLPFPFESVGLGSEGEPLQLEMQHKLSIEGVVRMMRSLSAVTAAKHQGVDLLSEGVIEDLESAWGGPNKIRTVTYKAFMLSGKVKL; from the exons ATGGCAGGGTTGTTCGACAAACAGGCGGAGATTTATGTGGATGCGAGGCCAACATATCCAACCGAATGGTATTCAAAGCTCGCTGCTCTCACCCCCCAACACTCATTAGCCTGGGATGTCGGCACCGGCAACGGACAAGCAGCTCTTGGG GTTGCTGAGCATTATGAGCAAGTGATTGGAACAGATATAAGTGAAAACCAACTAAAACAGGCGAAGCAGCATCCTCGAGTCAAATACATCCACACCCCATTATCCCTCTCGGATGATGAATTTGTGACATTAATGGGGGGTGAAAACTCATTTGATTTGGTGACCGTGGCTGAAGCCGTACACTGGTTTGACCTCCCAAAGTTCTATTCCCTCGTTACGCGTCTTCTGCGTAAGCCAGGAGGAGTAATTGCCGTTTGGGGCTACTATGGAATGGTAGTAAGCACAACCTTTGATCCTCTAATAAAGAGATTCCGAGAAGCAACCAACCCCTTTTGGGACCCCAGGGCACATCACTTGCTGGATGGTTATAGGACACTTCCATTTCCTTTTGAAAGTGTGGGTTTAGGTTCTGAGGGAGAACCACTGCAACTTGAAATGCAACATAAGTTGTCCATTGAAGGGGTTGTGAGGATGATGAGGTCATTGTCGGCAGTCACCGCAGCCAAGCACCAAGGGGTGGATTTGTTATCTGAAGGAGTGATTGAGGATCTTGAGAGTGCTTGGGGTGGGCCGAATAAGATCAGAACTGTGACATACAAGGCATTTATGCTTTCAGGAAAAGTAAAGCTGTAG